GCACAAACCGCCATCGCTCTCTTTCGCGTCCCTTGCGGAAGCAAAGCCCTCGCTTGCCGCCTCGCGTAACGCCCGGCGCACCTCAAACGCTGGTCGGATTCTCCAGCTCGTCGACGATGTCGCGCACCTTGAACACGGTGTCGATGAACTCGGGCTCACGCTGCATGTCCTTGGCTGGGCGATCCGGATGCGGCATCGGCATCTGGTGGAGGATGGTGCCGGGGGCGCGCGACATGATCAGCACCCGATCGCCCAGGTACACCGCTTCCTCGATCGAGTGGGTGATGAAGAACACCGTCGCCTGCTGTTCGCGCCAGAGGCTGATCAGCAGGTCCTGCATGGCGTAACGGGTGCCGGGATCGAGCGCGCCGAAGGGCTCGTCCATGAGGATGATGCGTGGCTTCAGGATCAGCGTTCGGGCGATGGCCACGCGCTGGCGCATGCCGCCGCTCAGCTCGTGCGGATACTTGCGGGCATCGGTCGAGGAATTCAGGCCGACCTTCTCGATCCACTGCATGGCGCGTTCGTGGCGCTCGGCCAGTGGCACGCCGCGGCACTCCAGGCCAAAGGCGATGTTGTCGACCACCGAAAGGTGATCGAAGCTGGTGTAGTCCTGAAACACCATGCCGCGATCGGAGCCAGCACCGTCGACGGCCCGTCCGAACACGCGCACGCTGCCGCTGGTGGCCGGGTGCTGCGGCGTCAGACCGGCGATCAGGCGCAGGATGGTGCTCTTGCCGCAACCTGAAGGGCCGAGGATGGCGACGAACTCGCCGTGATCGGGGCGGTCCTCGACCACGAAATTGACGTCCTTGATCGCCGTGTAGGCGCGCGGCCCTTCGCCGTAGGTCTTGGTAACGTTCTTGAACTCGACCACATTGGGCGCCGCCGGCGCGCTGACTGCAGGTGCAGCGGCAGGGACAGCAGTGGTGGCAGCTTCAGTCGACATCGGCAGCAGGCTCTGAGCGACAAGTCCTACATGATGGCGCGCTGGCGGCCCGGCGACAAATGTTGTTGCGAATCAGGCTTGCCCGAGTGCCACCTTGCGCCCGCGTTCGACATCAATGCCGTA
This Rhodanobacteraceae bacterium DNA region includes the following protein-coding sequences:
- a CDS encoding ABC transporter ATP-binding protein; translation: MSTEAATTAVPAAAPAVSAPAAPNVVEFKNVTKTYGEGPRAYTAIKDVNFVVEDRPDHGEFVAILGPSGCGKSTILRLIAGLTPQHPATSGSVRVFGRAVDGAGSDRGMVFQDYTSFDHLSVVDNIAFGLECRGVPLAERHERAMQWIEKVGLNSSTDARKYPHELSGGMRQRVAIARTLILKPRIILMDEPFGALDPGTRYAMQDLLISLWREQQATVFFITHSIEEAVYLGDRVLIMSRAPGTILHQMPMPHPDRPAKDMQREPEFIDTVFKVRDIVDELENPTSV